GCTACAAAAATGCTTTTTAGCATAAGCCACACGTTCCTCAACAGACATTGTTGAGCTTTTCATCGCTTCAACATGCTTAAGTCGAGGTAAAATCCCTCTACCATTGGCAATTTGAATTGTTAAACCTGGACGGGCATTCAATTCAAGTAACAATGGACCTTTGTTTTTATCTAACACCATGTCAGTACCCAAATACCCTAATTCACACATTTCATAGGCACTCGATGCCGTGTGGAGTAGGGTTTCCCAATGAGGAACAACTATGTTCGACAGTGGGAAGTGGGTATCAGGATGTTTATCAACAGGTAAATCAAATTGCACTGCGTGCAAACTGTTTCCGGTAGCGATATCTAAACCTACACCGACAGCACCTTGATGTAAGTTTGCTTTGCCATCTGATGCGGCGGTTGATAAACGTAACATTCCCATTACAGGAAAGCCTTTAAAGACAATTAGGCGGATGTCAGGGACACCTTCATAACTTAAGCCTTCAAAGACAGGGTCAAATTCAATTAACCCTTCTACAATTGCGACATCTGGCTTACCACCAAGTGAGAATAAACCACTTAAAATGTTAGATACATGACGATAAATTTCGCTATGAGTCACTTCATGGCCATTGGGCTTGTAATAACAGCCATTGCTCACTCTGGTGATCACCATAATCCCTTTACCGCCAGACCCTTTTGCTGGCTTGATTACAAAACCAGTTCGGTCAAGTACCATAGTTGGTATTTCTTGGATTTTATGTTGTTGATGAACAACTCCAATTAAATCGGGAACCGCAATACCATTAGCAAGCGCAAGTTGCTTAGTAATTAGCTTGTCATCAACGCGTTTATAAAACTTACGCTGATTATAACGACCAATATAGCTAATGTTGCGCCTGTTCATGTTGAGTACACCGCTACGGCTTAATTCCCAGGGCCAGGCGTACTTCATTATTGCTCTCCAACTAATGGTTTAAAGCGTTTTAGCTCAGTTAAACGGTAACCAGTGTACTGTCCCATCACTAATACCAACGCTAAGATCACTAAATGAACACCCAAGAAGTTGAATACCCAATGTTGAACTAATTGGTTGTCCATGGCTAAGTATGCCAATGTGGCTACAAATAAGCTGCCACCACCTGATACAAAGACTTTCTTAGGGCCTTCCTCTTCCCAGAGAATCGACATACGTTCAATGGTCCATGCCAGAATGATCATCGGGAAGAAGGTAATCGTTAAGCCTTCACTTAAGCCCAGTTTGAATGAGATTAGGGTAAATAAGCCGATAATAAAAATAACCACAATGATTACCGCCGATATTCGGGATATGAGCAGTAAGTTGAGTGTCGACAGATAGGAACGGATCATTAAACCAAAAGCAACAATCAGTAAGAATCCAATTAGGCCAGTTAAGAGTGTAGTTTGAATAAATGCCAGAGCAATCAATACCGGCATAAATGTACCCGATGTTTTGATGCCGACAATCACGCGTAAAAACACCACAACTAATACCCCGATAGGGATTAATAGAATGCCTTTAAATGTACTTTGTTCTTCAAGCGGTAATTGATACAGAGAGAAATCCCACGCATCGTCATTCATCATCATATCGATAGATGTCGCCAACGCTGAACGAGTATCTTGCAGCATTGAAAAATTCACTAATGAATTAGTTCCGCCCATAACATCAAGCACTGAATTACCAGTATATTCCCATAACACTAGGGTATTATCACGGCCTTTCTTGTTGTTTGGAACGTCGAAAAGCTCCCATTCACCATCATTATAAACTTGAACGTATGACGTGAGCTGCTGACGGCGTCGCTGATCTTCAAGTTGCAGACCGTTAACAATACGTGCCGGTACACCTTTTGAGTGCAGCATGTGCACAAACAAATTGGTTGGAGTATTAGCAGATAATAGTAAAGCCATATTTTGGCTTTGATCATTATCATTAATCAAATTCATTAGTTGCTGAGCAAAAGACAAATTAGTTGCACTGCGTACCCATACTTCTTCTGTTATTTGCTCTGCAGCTGATTTTTCAGTTGCAGGCCATAAGTAAGCTTCAGGTGCGACAGGCACTTCATCTGTTTCAATATTGAGTTTTCCAGTCGGTACCAAAGTCACTCGATAATACAGGGCTTGTGAGCCTGAAGCTTCACGAATGGACCACACCGCACGACGATTCTTGGCTTCAGCTGAAATAGTCAAACCATAGCCTGGTGACGATGCATTTTCGACTAAAATGTCAAACGCAGGATCGTTAGGTAATGAAAAATTGACTTCAGCAGGCTGGTTAGTGCCATTAAAACTGATTTTGGCATCAACGGCCCAACTTTGTACCTGTTCACCAGGTAAAAACGGCACATTGTGTTCTATACCACGATATATGCTGGTGCTGATCCCGATGATAAATAGCAACGCAACAAATATGTAAAACGGTTTACGAGAATGCATTACGGATCCTACTTAATTAACGTGGTAATTTGGTTTTTGGCTTTACCATGAATGTAGATTTGGCCTACATCAACAATGGCAATATCTTTCATAAACTTGCGACCTAGTAACAGAGGATAATCTAGGTGGCTTCGATCCGTAAGGTTTAAA
This region of Shewanella livingstonensis genomic DNA includes:
- a CDS encoding alpha-L-glutamate ligase-like protein translates to MKYAWPWELSRSGVLNMNRRNISYIGRYNQRKFYKRVDDKLITKQLALANGIAVPDLIGVVHQQHKIQEIPTMVLDRTGFVIKPAKGSGGKGIMVITRVSNGCYYKPNGHEVTHSEIYRHVSNILSGLFSLGGKPDVAIVEGLIEFDPVFEGLSYEGVPDIRLIVFKGFPVMGMLRLSTAASDGKANLHQGAVGVGLDIATGNSLHAVQFDLPVDKHPDTHFPLSNIVVPHWETLLHTASSAYEMCELGYLGTDMVLDKNKGPLLLELNARPGLTIQIANGRGILPRLKHVEAMKSSTMSVEERVAYAKKHFCSNPIF
- a CDS encoding UUP1 family membrane protein, with amino-acid sequence MHSRKPFYIFVALLFIIGISTSIYRGIEHNVPFLPGEQVQSWAVDAKISFNGTNQPAEVNFSLPNDPAFDILVENASSPGYGLTISAEAKNRRAVWSIREASGSQALYYRVTLVPTGKLNIETDEVPVAPEAYLWPATEKSAAEQITEEVWVRSATNLSFAQQLMNLINDNDQSQNMALLLSANTPTNLFVHMLHSKGVPARIVNGLQLEDQRRRQQLTSYVQVYNDGEWELFDVPNNKKGRDNTLVLWEYTGNSVLDVMGGTNSLVNFSMLQDTRSALATSIDMMMNDDAWDFSLYQLPLEEQSTFKGILLIPIGVLVVVFLRVIVGIKTSGTFMPVLIALAFIQTTLLTGLIGFLLIVAFGLMIRSYLSTLNLLLISRISAVIIVVIFIIGLFTLISFKLGLSEGLTITFFPMIILAWTIERMSILWEEEGPKKVFVSGGGSLFVATLAYLAMDNQLVQHWVFNFLGVHLVILALVLVMGQYTGYRLTELKRFKPLVGEQ